The following proteins are co-located in the Plasmodium brasilianum strain Bolivian I chromosome 11, whole genome shotgun sequence genome:
- a CDS encoding ribosomal protein L46: MISRFMEKGVLGEILLKSYIPIWNKKLCVFFNKKKNITYQNDLKKKNIPLREASDTSSRLTKTNIMEVKEIVVHDKYKVQVSLCIDRFPLNFVEEEFEKDFEDFKDKWLLRTNNNLEVNEEFLHMKYNLSSFHDKINEDNTEENNIENNKKYEKKDIKLEKEHNKDEEKKAEKEDLENLFSIEGIQNILIEKEKKKTKQKDVSDNINEKIKKKEDNNTNEYYYRDIKRKPNNFLYLIVKYKKTNKWMFPVIDFKKKLTIRQNLQYLCSEHLKCEMPCFIGYCPCTFDKRKFKFPILHNEIIGRKIFYYRAHYINNDINLDISQNEYINDFAWMSRSELKNFLSVNKYHVIKDAIPLT; this comes from the coding sequence ATGATAAGCAGATTCATGGAAAAAGGCGTATTGGGGGAAATTTTACTGAAAAGTTATATTCCCAtatggaacaaaaaattatgtgttttttttaataagaagaaaaatataacttaccaaaatgatttaaaaaaaaaaaatattcctttaAGAGAAGCTAGTGATACTTCTTCAAGGTTAAccaaaacaaatattatggaagtaaaagaaatagtagttcatgataaatataaagtacaAGTATCTTTGTGCATTGATAGATTTCCATTAAACTTTGTTGAGGAGGAATTTGAAAAAGACTTTGAAGATTTTAAAGATAAATGGCTTTtaagaacaaataataatttagaagTAAACGAAGAGTTTTTACATATGAAGTATAATTTAAGTTCATTtcatgataaaataaatgaagataatACTGAAGAGAATAacatagaaaataataaaaagtatgaaaaaaaagatataaaactGGAAAAGGAACATAATAAAGATGAGGAGAAAAAAGCTGAAAAAGAAGACttggaaaatttattttccatagaaggaatacaaaatattttgatagaaaaagaaaagaaaaaaacaaaacaaaaagatgTTTCAGAtaacataaatgaaaaaattaaaaagaaagaagataataatacaaatgaatattactatagagatattaaaagaaaaccaaataattttttatatttaatagttaaatataaaaagacaAATAAATGGATGTTTCCTGTGAtagattttaaaaaaaagttaacaaTTAGACAAAATTTGCAATATTTATGTTCAGAACATTTAAAGTGCGAAATGCCATGTTTCATTGGTTATTGTCCTTGCACTTTTGACAAAAGGAAATTTAAATTTCCTATTCTCCATAACGAAATTATCGgaaggaaaattttttattatagagctcattatataaataatgatattaatttaGACATATCACAAAATGAGTATATAAATGACTTTGCTTGGATGTCTCGTTCAGAATTAAAAAACTTCCTGTCTGTGAACAAATATCACGTAATAAAAGACGCAATACCGTTAACATGA
- a CDS encoding hypothetical protein (conserved Plasmodium protein), producing the protein MFRYVIFGISGSVSGWVLRDIVICLVNNVNSTNGILLNKFICSKDDYVKNTSNELKYCFDQLELSKGFNNYNIYLKEKNYFVETLYIEKWNNIKNLSEHMHSEKNKEILHYLQKMNIHFSPSLFVLLKQYNGIDTPEYLKNYFS; encoded by the coding sequence ATGTTCAGGTATGTTATATTTGGTATTTCCGGCTCGGTTAGCGGATGGGTTTTAAGAGATATAGTGATTTGCTTAGTTAACAACGTAAATTCGACCAATggaatattattaaataaatttatatgtagtAAAGATGATTATGTAAAGAATACTTCTAACGAACTTAAGTACTGCTTTGACCAACTAGAATTAAGTAAAGgttttaataattacaatatatatttaaaggaaaaaaattattttgtagaaacattatatattgaaaaatggAACAATATAAAGAATTTGAGTGAGCATATGCAcagtgaaaaaaataaagaaatattacattacttacaaaaaatgaacatacaTTTCTCCCCTTCCTTATTTGTTTTGTTGAAACAGTATAACGGAATTGATACACCagagtatttaaaaaattatttttcataa
- a CDS encoding hypothetical protein (conserved Plasmodium protein) — translation MEREIECQTEALNLSEEINISEKINDLLVAYAKSIILHNPAKNDENEYVIKKKIYEWSKEYFKKLYDENEGKNTNLDNDCDVKYDPSATSTESNAIKDQIKKEMTRVNFNRNS, via the coding sequence atggaGCGAGAAATAGAATGCCAAACGGAAGCCCTTAACTTATCAGAGGAAATAAACATttctgaaaaaataaatgactTATTAGTTGCTTATgcaaaaagtataatattgCATAATCCAGCTAAGAATGACGAAAATGagtatgtaataaaaaaaaaaatatacgaatGGTCGaaggaatattttaaaaaattatatgatgaaaatgaaggTAAAAATACAAATCTTGACAATGATTGTGATGTGAAATATGACCCCAGTGCTACTTCTACAGAGAGTAACGCAATAAAAGatcaaattaaaaaggaGATGACGAGGGTAAATTTTAATAGGAAcagttaa
- a CDS encoding ATPase: MKSFAAKYHLQLSRYILHNSSIRNRKTNVINTLKKILFTYFIFKSSMQKVIGTHSGRFHTDEILATVMLKFLPEYKDAKIIRTRDQDTLDQCDIVVDVGGVYNHEKKRYDHHQKEFNDTLDEKHTIRLSSAGLIYKHYAKDVFRKGFNITDESKVNILYDKIYTAFIESVDALDNGINQYEGVAKYQINTTLQHRVNSFNPNFLDDQVDENERFMLASNIVKEEFTSFVNYYSNVWYFAKSMTMEAINNRYNFHKSGKVIYLQKNCPYYDHLYDIEEEFNIKEEILFCIYNDRYGNIRCGAISKKNEAFSLRMPFPASFRGLKNSELEKVSNIKGLTFVHYSGFTSGGESVKCLIQLVEATLRENNITF; this comes from the coding sequence ATGAAATCGTTTGCAGCGAAATACCATTTACAACTATCAAGATACATTTTACACAATAGCAGCATTAGAAACAGAAAAACAAACGTAATAAAtactttgaaaaaaattttatttacttatttcatttttaagtCAAGTATGCAAAAAGTTATAGGGACACATTCAGGACGTTTTCATACGGATGAAATATTAGCAACAGttatgttaaaatttttacctGAGTATAAAGACGCTAAAATTATAAGAACCCGTGATCAAGATACATTAGATCAGTGTGATATTGTAGTAGATGTAGGAGGTGTGTATAATcatgaaaagaaaagatatgATCATCATCAGAAGGAGTTTAATGACACGCTAGATGAAAAACACACAATACGACTAAGTAGCGCAggattaatatataaacattatgCTAAAGATGTTTTTAGAAAAGGTTTTAATATTACGGATGAGAGCAAAGTGAACATATtgtatgataaaatatatacagcTTTTATCGAATCTGTTGATGCTTTAGATAATGGAATTAATCAATATGAAGGAGTAGCCAAATATCAAATAAATACAACTCTGCAACATCGAGTAAATAGTTTCAATCCAAATTTTTTAGATGATCAAGTTGATGAAAATGAGCGCTTTATGTTAGCATCGAATATTGTTAAAGAAGAATTTACAAGTTTTGTAAATTACTATTCAAATGTATGGTATTTTGCAAAAAGTATGACAATGGAAGCTATTAACAATAGATATAATTTTCACAAATCGGGTAAAGTAATATACCTACAAAAAAATTGTCCATATTATGATCATTTATATGATATAGAAGaagaatttaatataaaagaggaaattttattttgcatttatAATGACAGGTATGGAAATATTAGATGTGGTGCcatctcaaaaaaaaatgaagccTTTTCCTTAAGAATGCCATTTCCTGCTAGTTTTAGAGGACTGAAAAATTCCGAATTAGAAAAAGTCTCAAATATAAAAGGGTTAACGTTTGTGCATTATTCAGGGTTTACTAGCGGCGGTGAAAGTGTTAAATGCTTAATTCAGTTGGTAGAAGCTACCCTAagggaaaataatataactttttaa
- a CDS encoding ankyrin-repeat protein, translating into MKSVEYYNDSTAKGSETKEDDVNKYILNKLRLIFNNDIKSLSQDEDNELNKNENEKENYERGHNENANDISRIVVMNTINNTAKKSSISVIKRNNANVEDINSANTVDLSNANTTEKNSLNIVIGNNKTTIAEQNNLNVSDKNCTNVADKSSTNAEDNKYKNDADRKCSNEADRKCSNDADRKCSNDADKKCTNDTVKSMPNTPDRSYPDISDKNHLNIVDINDTSVAENNDLTSSIEKDGNNSLAQLKRESAIEKTNSISINDLFKLNSDAYLNIDGTLKKGNLSEIFMNENNLNIIINKKNEKWKRYIKCIEPFLDVHTIINLSQTCKYFYKRKYRVWNNRLIFNSYLGYNPKIIYEYVFPRIYKHIHRSVRRRLCLDFTLCTLIKDITVANVLNQIYNFDSLNTKHLFIYNLQEIYFDYCHHLTDKTLEVLAQTRLPSLKTLSIKCVRNKYLTCAPLTVMLKKSNWPVFTNFICSFSNAWLEPIFIVSNFIINRANNQNHLIYHKLKNLRKTLENMKTFDNSVISSSANDESNRKVINENNKYNMMSLQSCIDGTHIDRTNLIDYTAVLNNKNNNGSGSNNNISGMNNNVDGSNINVGGSNINIGGSNNNSNRKKLKSVLNSETECSISQSETNNNFSLFNNFFYNTMKHFGYSTKVQNNFNQKDYNNFSKNAFQNKKSDTHIAALSSSTPNNTNTKNDHEKCLNKSAHLEAEYNLLHVHDNMHEKKDIFDEFLLGEYASTYNNSNNNSNSKERNNNFLNNFENNYFTTKCDQNGVNGKYEKREKEDSNEEKKEIVYKVSIRSNSTDNMNSSASFGRRQINEHSKRKSEDKGFHEYFDEEKKIRKIRKNEEKTNDKRNDEDSFHVERSNDNNTANKLKENNLLPNHEVEEKSKRKKKLEKQNIDDNGNDNSNENSNDYNNNYNNHNNNNNNHNNNNHNNNHNHNSISSNNNNHNHNNNNNSISSNNNKKSTRVNNKKTKLLTAENIFCMNILHNNMNTFDEEEEDEDEEDEEKNLNKCRCNGKNCIYLTDEINFKCNCEDCPFANGYKNLITVDDPYIQSHFVQPNLDILGSWGSKCFLESIGLDIYVKGYSVALKNENIKICVKLSKKIQEELYDLSKSEKYKNNNLVYLLRNKGSELLSNTPLTIETDEIGGIDVWTLPISLAISKKNRYLFYLVLKGGAKVDIWDYLGKSPLYIACENECKEFVEVLLEERRKRKKKNNIIQYCYKSPATTDKDSTHGDNANKDSNRDTNKDPNKDTNKDPNRDTNKDSNREENEEINKNEGSNNVTLSSSTERYEYNDRNSNAERNSSKCINEDHNGNPEERKKDRTHEKGTMSKECVQETFNEKRNSHEMNSVVNERESTTYEFDASKLDAIKKNDNCNTICVCPYGNMCDSYYVTYPIDIENGYIPLNIAIKKKNFSIVSSLVKSGENLNIICPYVRDYKSPLYLACENNISEIIQLLLENKADPNWCYHNKFTPILLAYNLNKAWVNHFIDAGAGEKVCNRHILTEVLSCAIFKNDLSTVQLLLKKYPQLLQKGHNLWSLPFIQAAKLERLNILKYLYSLKKDIINQFDSNIVLSPIHAAAEEGNIDILKFLLENDVNINLTNKFHQNALHIACLENQEKVVQLLLCHNIDVNCKDNINGECPLMICIRTRNEKLAQLILNESKNINYNLTNIHGETSLIYSIFYGLYDIADILMTRGADVSVRDINGDKSYNVACERVLSHRTCKRVLKKFLKLYRSQNKNFLPKKNKINKKNKFYQSYQSINQSFLSIFRIKKEKQKKKAISYSIDDARVH; encoded by the coding sequence ATGAAGAGTGTTGAATATTACAATGATTCAACCGCGAAAGGAAGTGAGACAAAAGAAGatgatgtaaataaatatattctgaATAAATTacgtttaatttttaataatgatatCAAATCCTTATCTCAAGATGAGgataatgaattaaataagaacgaaaatgaaaaagaaaattatgaaagAGGGCATAATGAAAATGCTAATGACATTAGCAGAATTGTAGTTATGAATACAATTAATAATACTGCTAAAAAAAGCAGCATAAGtgttataaaaagaaataatgcAAATGTAGAAGATATAAATAGTGCGAACACAGTCGATTTAAGTAATGCAAATACGACAGAAAAGAATAGTTTAAATATTGTTAttggaaataataaaacaacgATTGCTGAACAGAATAATCTTAACGTTTCCGataaaaattgtacaaaTGTTGCTGATAAGAGCAGTACAAATGCTGAGGATAATAAATACAAGAATGATGCTGATAGAAAATGCTCGAATGAAGCTGATAGAAAATGCTCGAATGATGCTGATAGAAAATGCTCAAATGATGCCGATAAAAAATGTACTAATGATACAGTTAAAAGTATGCCAAATACCCCTGATAGAAGTTACCCTGATATTAGCGATAAAAACCATCTTAACATTGTAGACATAAACGACACAAGTGTTGCCGAGAATAATGATTTAACAAGTTCCATAGAAAAAGATGGCAACAACAGTTTAGCTCAATTAAAAAGGGAAAGTGCTATAGAAAAAACGAATAGTATAAGTATTAAcgatttatttaaattaaattcgGATGCATATCTAAATATTGATGGTACACTAAAGAAAGGGAATTTATctgaaatatttatgaatgaaaataatttaaatataattattaataaaaaaaacgaaaaatggaaaagatatataaaatgcatTGAACCCTTTTTAGATGTACATACAATTATTAACCTAAGTCaaacatgtaaatatttctACAAAAGGAAATATAGAGTATGGAATAATagattaatatttaatagttATTTAGGGTATAACCCTAagattatatatgaatatgtattCCCTAGAATTTATAAGCATATTCATAGATCTGTTAGAAGAAGACTTTGCCTAGATTTTACTTTGTGTACATTGATAAAAGATATTACTGTGGCAAATGTATTAAACCAGATATACAATTTTGATTCGTTAAATAcaaaacatttatttatatataatttacaagaaatttattttgattattGTCATCATTTAACAGATAAAACGTTAGAAGTGTTAGCACAAACGAGGTTACCATCGTTAAAGACGTTAAGTATAAAATGTGTTAGGAACAAATATTTAACTTGTGCTCCTTTAACAGTAATGCTAAAAAAGAGTAACTGGCCTGTctttacaaattttatttgttcctTCTCGAATGCTTGGCTAGAACCCATATTTATAgtttctaattttattattaatagagCGAATAATCAgaatcatttaatttatcacAAACTAAAAAATTTGCGTAAGACTCTTGAAAACATGAAAACTTTTGATAACTCAGTAATTTCATCATCTGCGAACGATGAAAGTAATAGGAAAGTAATTaacgaaaataataaatataatatgatgAGTTTACAAAGTTGCATAGACGGAACACATATAGATAGAACCAACCTAATAGATTATACTGCAGTCctgaacaataaaaataataatggtagcggtagcaataataatatcagtggtatgaataataatgttGATGGTAGCAATATTAATGTTGGTGGTAGCAATATTAACATTGGCggtagcaataataatagtaataggaAAAAGTTGAAATCAGTCCTAAATAGTGAAACAGAGTGTAGTATTAGTCAGTCAGAAACGAACAATAattttagtttatttaaTAACTTCTTTTATAACACTATGAAACATTTTGGTTATTCTACAAAggtacaaaataattttaatcaaaaagattataataatttttcgaAAAATGCTTTTCAGAATAAAAAATCTGACACACATATAGCCGCATTAAGTTCAAGTACACCAAATAATACgaatacaaaaaatgatCATGAGAAATGCTTGAACAAGTCAGCACATTTGGAAGCagaatataatttgttaCATGTACACGACAATATGCATGAGAAGAAGGATATATTTGATGAATTTTTATTGGGGGAATACGCAtcaacatataataatagtaataataatagtaatagtaaagaaaggaacaataattttttaaataattttgagaataattattttactacCAAGTGCGATCAAAATGGGGTAAATGGTAAGTacgaaaaaagggaaaaggaGGACTCTAATGAGGAAAAGAAGGAAATTGTTTACAAGGTTAGTATCAGAAGTAATAGCACTGATAACATGAACAGCAGTGCAAGCTTTGGTCGACGTCAGATAAATGAACACAGTAAGAGAAAAAGTGAGGATAAAGGATTCCATGAATATTTTgatgaagaaaagaaaattcgtaaaattaggaaaaatgaagaaaaaacaaatgacAAGAGGAATGATGAAGACAGTTTTCATGTAGAAAGAAGTAATGATAACAACACAGCAAACAAgttaaaggaaaataatttactaCCGAACCATGAGGTGGAGGAAAAAagtaagagaaaaaaaaaattagaaaagcaaaatattGATGATAACGGTAATGATAACAGTAATGAAAACAGtaatgattataataataattacaataatcataataataataataataatcataataataataatcataataataatcataatcataatagtattagtagtaataataataatcataatcataataacaataataacagtattagtagcaataataataaaaagagtaCTCGagtgaataataaaaaaacgaaattaTTAACGGcagaaaatattttctgtatgaatattttacacaataatatgaacacattcgatgaagaagaagaggacGAAGACGAAGAAGATGAAGagaaaaatttgaataaGTGTAGATGTAATGggaaaaattgtatatacttaacggatgaaataaattttaaatgtaattgTGAAGACTGTCCATTTGCAAAtggttataaaaatttaattactgTAGATGATCCGTACATACAGTCCCATTTTGTACAACCTAATTTAGATATTTTAGGTTCTTGGGGAAGCAAGTGTTTTTTAGAAAGTATAGgattagatatatatgtaaaaggATATAGTGTTGCACTAAAAAATgagaacataaaaatatgtgtcAAGTTGAGTAAAAAGATACAAGAAGAATTATATGATTTGAgtaaaagtgaaaaatacaaaaataataatttagttTATTTACTAAGAAATAAGGGAAGTGAGTTATTATCAAATACCCCCTTAACTATTGAAACGGATGAAATAGGAGGTATAGATGTATGGACATTACCAATATCTTTAGCaattagcaaaaaaaatagatatcTCTTTTATTTAGTTTTAAAAGGAGGGGCAAAAGTTGATATATGGGATTATTTAGGTAAGTCCCCTCTATATATTGCATGCGAAAATGAGTGTAAAGAGTTTGTTGAAGTACTGCTagaagaaagaagaaaaaggaaaaagaaaaacaacaTCATACAGTATTGCTATAAGAGCCCCGCTACTACAGATAAAGATTCGACCCATGGTGATAATGCAAACAAGGACTCAAACAGGGATACAAATAAGGACCCAAACAAGGATACAAATAAGGACCCAAACAGGGATACAAATAAGGACTCAAACAGGGAGGAAAACGAGGAAATTAACAAGAACGAAGGATCTAATAATGTTACATTATCAAGTAGTACAGAACGGTATGAGTATAATGATCGTAATAGTAATGCAGAACGAAATAGTAGCAAATGCATAAATGAGGATCATAATGGTAACCCAGAAGAAAGGAAGAAGGATAGAACACATGAGAAGGGAACCATGAGTAAAGAATGTGTACAAGAAACTTTCAACGAGAAAAGGAACTCGCATGAAATGAATAGTGTTGTAAACGAAAGGGAGAGCACTACTTACGAGTTCGATGCATCAAAGTTGgatgcaataaaaaaaaatgataattgtAACACAATATGTGTATGCCCATATGGAAACATGTGTGATAGTTATTATGTTACTTATCCAATTGATATAGAGAATGGTTATATACCCTTAAACatagcaataaaaaaaaagaatttttcgATTGTTAGTTCATTAGTAAAAAGTggtgaaaatttaaatattatatgccCATATGTTAGAGATTATAAATCTCCTTTGTATTTAGCttgtgaaaataatataagtgaaattatacaattattattagaaaataaaGCAGATCCAAACTGGTGTTATCATAATAAATTTACTCCTATATTATTagcatataatttaaataaagcaTGGGTTAATCATTTTATTGATGCAGGAGCAGGAGAAAAAGTATGTAATAGACACATATTAACTGAAGTTTTATCATGTGCAATATTTAAGAATGATTTATCAACagtacaattattattaaaaaaatacccGCAATTATTACAAAAAGGACATAATTTATGGTCTCTACCATTTATACAAGCAGCTAAATTAGAAAGATTAAACatactaaaatatttatattctttaaaaaaagatattataaACCAGTTCGATTCTAATATTGTGTTATCACCAATACATGCTGCAGCGGAAGAAGGAAATatagatattttaaaatttctactTGAAAATGATGTTAATATAAacttaacaaataaatttcatCAAAATGCATTACATATTGCATGTTTGGAAAATCAAGAAAAAGTAGTACAACTTTTATTATGTCATAATATAGACGTGAACTGtaaagataatataaatggAGAGTGCCCATTAATGATATGTATTAGAacaagaaatgaaaaattagcCCAGCTGATATTAAAcgaaagtaaaaatattaattataaccTTACAAATATACACGGAGAAACTTCACTCATTTATTCTATATTCTATGGATTATATGATATAGCTGATATATTAATGACAAGAGGAGCAGATGTATCTGTTCGAGATATCAATGGTGATAAGTCATACAACGTTGCATGTGAAAGGGTCTTATCGCACAGAACTTGTAAGAGGGTTTTAAAAAAGTTCCTTAAATTGTATAGGtcacaaaataaaaactttttaccaaaaaaaaataaaattaacaaaaaaaataaattttaccaGTCCTACCAAAGCATAAACCAGAGTTTCTTAAGTATATTTCgcataaaaaaggaaaaacaaaaaaaaaaggcaataTCTTATTCCATAGACGATGCAAGGGTTCACTGA
- a CDS encoding pyruvate kinase codes for MSSYKFKNSSSSASLQSAANITLRQILEPSDKVNLRSKKTHIICTLGPACKSVETLVKLIDAGMDICRLNFSHGTHDDHREMFNNVLKAQEQRPNVLLGMLLDTKGPEIRTGLLKNKEVTLKEGSKLKLVTDYEFLGDETCIACSYKKLPQSVKKGNIILIADGSVSCRVLETHDDHVVTEVLNTATIGEKKNMNLPNVKVDLPIIGEKDKNDILNFAIPMGCNFIAASFIQSAEDLRLIRNLLGPRGRHIKIIPKIENIEGIINFDKILLESDGIMIARGDLGMEISPEKVFLAQKLMISKCNIQGKPIITATQMLESMTKNPRPTRAEVTDVANAVLDGTDCVMLSGETAGGKFPVEAVTIMSKICLEAEACIDYKLLYQSLVNTIDTPISVQEAVARSAVETAESIGASLIIALTETGYTARLIAKYKPSCTILALSASDSTVRCLNVHRGITCIKVGSFQGTDTVLRNAIQIAKERNLVAVGDNAICIHGIKEEVAGNTNLMKVIKIE; via the exons ATGAGttcttataaatttaaaaattcttctTCGAGCGCGAGCTTGCAAAGTGCAGCTAATATAACGCTGAGGCAAATTTTAGAACCGAGTGATAAAGTCAATTTGCGCTCTAAAAAAACGCACATTATTTGTACCCTAGGTCCAGCATGTAAATCCGTGGAAACACTTGTAAAACTTATAGATGCAG GAATGGACATATGCCGCTTAAATTTCTCGCACGGAACGCATGATGATCACAGGGAAATGTTTAATAATGTTTTAAAGGCGCAGGAACAAAGACCGAATGTTTTGTTAGGTATGTTGCTAGATACAAAAGGACCCGAGATAAGAACaggtttattaaaaaataaagaggtCACTTTAAAAGAAGGTAGTAAATTAAAGCTAGTTACGGATTATGAGTTTTTGGGTGATGAAACATGTATTGCTTGttcatacaaaaaattacCACAGAGTgtaaaaaaaggtaatataatattaatagcaGATGGATCAGTTAGCTGTAGAGTTTTAGAAACCCATGATGATCATGTAGTAACGGAAGTATTAAATACAGCAACCATaggagagaaaaaaaatatgaacttGCCAAATGTTAAGGTTGATTTACCAATAATAGgtgaaaaagataaaaatgatattctTAATTTTGCAATTCCAATGGGATGTAATTTCATAGCTGCTTCTTTTATCCAATCAGCTGAGGATCTTCGTTTGATAAGGAATTTATTAGGACCAAGAGGAaggcatataaaaattattcctaaaatagaaaatattgaaggtattattaattttgataaaattttattagaaTCAGATGGTATCATGATTGCAAGAGGAGATTTAGGAATGGAAATTTCACCGGAAAAAGTTTTCTTGGCCCAGAAGCTTATGATATCGAA ATGCAACATACAAGGAAAGCCAATTATAACAGCTACTCAAATGCTAGAATCCATGACCAAGAACCCAAGACCTACAAGAGCAGAAGTGACAGATGTGGCTAATGCAGTTTTAGATGGAACTGATTGTGTTATGCTTTCAGGTGAAACAGCTGGTGGTAAATTCCCAGTTGAAGCTGTTACAATTATGTCCAAAATATGCTTAGAAGCTGAAGCATGCATTGATTACAAGTTATTATATCAATCCTTGGTTAACACAATTGATACTCCAATAAGTGTTCAAGAAGCAGTAGCTAGATCAGCAGTAGAAACAGCAGAATCAATTGGCGCTAGTTTAATTATTGCTTTAACAGAAACAGGATACACTGCTAGATTAATAGCCAAATATAAACCAAGCTGTACCATATTAGCTCTTAGTGCTTCCGATTCAACTGTTAGATGTTTAAATGTACACAGAGGAATCACATGTATTAAGGTCGGATCATTCCAAGGAACAGACACAGTCTTGAGGAATGCAATTCAAATTGCCAAAGAAAGAAATTTGGTTGCAGTTGGAGATAACGCAATTTGCATTCATGGAATTAAAGAAGAAGTCGCTGGTAATACTAACTTAATGAAAGTAATTAAGATAGAATAA